Proteins found in one Pontibacter sp. SGAir0037 genomic segment:
- a CDS encoding hydroxypyruvate isomerase family protein, whose translation MATNQNRRAAVKGILAGTAALTATGMLPSFETKAGSLANLKLKGNVNHAVCRWCYNDLSLEELCKAAKEIGLKGIDLVGPADWPVLQKHGIYSSMCNGAEIGLDKGWNNTTYHQALIKNYTEMIPLVAKAGYKNLICFSGNRNGMDDETGLKNSAEGLRKMMSLAEKHKVTLVMELLNSKIDHKDYMCDRTSWGAELAKRIGSENFKLLYDIYHMQIDEGDIIRNIREYHPYIAHYHTAGVPGRNEIDESQELYYPAIIKAILATGFKGYVAQEFIPKQPDKIASLRKSVQICDV comes from the coding sequence ATGGCAACCAATCAAAACAGAAGGGCAGCAGTGAAAGGCATTTTAGCCGGTACTGCTGCATTAACCGCTACAGGAATGTTACCATCTTTTGAAACCAAAGCCGGTTCTCTGGCCAACCTGAAGCTAAAGGGAAATGTGAACCATGCTGTATGCAGGTGGTGCTACAACGATCTTTCTTTAGAAGAACTTTGCAAGGCAGCAAAAGAGATCGGGCTGAAAGGAATTGACTTGGTTGGACCAGCAGATTGGCCTGTGCTGCAAAAGCACGGGATTTACTCTTCGATGTGTAACGGTGCCGAAATAGGTCTGGATAAAGGTTGGAATAATACCACATACCACCAGGCCCTTATTAAGAACTATACTGAGATGATTCCACTTGTTGCCAAAGCAGGATATAAAAACCTGATCTGCTTCAGTGGTAACCGTAATGGTATGGATGATGAAACAGGACTTAAAAATTCGGCAGAAGGACTTCGCAAAATGATGTCTTTAGCCGAAAAACATAAGGTGACCCTGGTAATGGAGCTACTCAACAGCAAGATCGACCATAAAGACTATATGTGCGACCGAACCTCCTGGGGTGCAGAACTGGCAAAGCGTATCGGTTCCGAAAACTTTAAGTTGCTGTATGATATCTACCATATGCAGATCGACGAGGGAGATATTATCCGAAACATCCGGGAGTATCACCCATACATTGCGCATTACCACACAGCCGGCGTACCAGGCCGTAACGAAATTGATGAGTCGCAGGAACTATACTACCCGGCAATCATAAAAGCCATTCTGGCTACAGGTTTTAAAGGTTATGTAGCCCAGGAGTTTATACCTAAGCAACCTGATAAAATTGCGTCTCTTCGTAAATCCGTACAAATCTGTGATGTGTAA
- the leuS gene encoding leucine--tRNA ligase has product MSEYHFSQIEKKWRNYWEENQTFKAIESKDKPKYYALDMFPYPSGAGLHVGHPLGYIASDIVSRYKRLKGYNVLHPMGFDAFGLPAEQYAIQTGQHPAVTTEENIKRYVEQLKNIGFSFDWQREVRTSDPGYYKWTQWIFMQLFQSYYNYSTDKAEPISQLIAAFEQNGNAAVNAACDEDTASFTAEDWKKMSEQEQAKVLLQYRLTYVADAIVNWCPALGTVLANDEVKDGVSERGGYPVERKRMRQWMMRITAYADRLLQGLDDIDWPEPVKEMQRNWIGKSIGAEMEFQLESGEASIKVFTTRIDTVYGVSFLVLAPEHELVEQITTDAQRSEVENYVSVAKNRSERERMADVKTVTGAFTGAYAINPFNGEKVPVYIADYVLAGYGTGAVMAVPSGDQRDWNFAKHFNLPIIQILDAQKELETQADATKEGRYINSGLVNGLTYQEALPVLINFLEDKKVGKGKVNFRIRDAVFSRQRYWGEPVPVFFKDGIPHLLEESELPLELPKIDAYLPTETGEPPLGRAQDWKYKGEHQYELSTMPGWAGSSWYWYRYMDARNDAAFASDAAVNYWRNVDLYIGGSEHATGHLLYSRFWNKFMYDMGYVPEQEPFKKLINQGMIQGRSNFVYRVKDSNTYVSFNLKDQYEATALHVDVNIVENDVMDLEAFKNWRPENANAEFILEDGKYICGVEIEKMSKSKYNVVNPDDIVERLGADTLRMYEMFLGPLEQFKPWNTNGMDGVHKFLKRFWKLFHDNQGNFAVSDAEPTADELKSLHKAIKKVEEDIERFSFNTSVSTFMICVNELTALKTNKRAILEPLTIILAPYAPHIAEELWEKLGHQESITYATFPSWNEAHLAVNSFEYPVSINGKMRAKLSFATDTPKEEMEQAVLQSETVQKFLEGKAPKKIIIVPNKIINVVV; this is encoded by the coding sequence ATGTCAGAGTATCATTTCAGCCAGATAGAAAAGAAGTGGCGAAACTACTGGGAAGAAAACCAGACTTTTAAAGCCATAGAAAGCAAAGATAAGCCCAAGTACTATGCACTCGATATGTTCCCCTACCCTTCAGGTGCCGGACTTCATGTTGGTCATCCTCTTGGTTATATTGCCTCTGACATTGTAAGCCGTTATAAGCGCTTAAAAGGCTATAACGTTTTGCACCCAATGGGTTTTGATGCCTTTGGCTTGCCAGCCGAACAATATGCCATTCAAACCGGGCAGCACCCTGCTGTAACTACCGAGGAAAATATAAAGCGCTATGTGGAGCAGCTTAAGAACATCGGCTTCTCTTTTGATTGGCAAAGAGAAGTGCGTACGTCTGATCCGGGGTACTACAAGTGGACGCAGTGGATCTTTATGCAGCTTTTCCAGAGCTATTATAACTATAGCACAGATAAAGCAGAGCCGATCAGCCAGTTAATAGCTGCCTTTGAGCAAAACGGTAATGCAGCTGTAAATGCCGCCTGTGACGAAGATACCGCCTCTTTTACTGCTGAAGACTGGAAAAAAATGTCGGAGCAGGAGCAAGCCAAGGTATTGCTGCAGTACAGGTTAACTTATGTGGCCGATGCCATTGTGAACTGGTGCCCTGCCTTAGGTACGGTGCTGGCAAACGATGAAGTAAAAGACGGTGTATCGGAACGTGGCGGTTACCCGGTAGAGCGCAAGCGTATGCGGCAGTGGATGATGCGCATCACCGCCTATGCTGACCGCCTGCTACAGGGCCTGGATGATATTGACTGGCCGGAGCCTGTAAAAGAAATGCAGCGCAACTGGATCGGGAAATCTATAGGTGCAGAAATGGAGTTCCAGCTTGAAAGCGGTGAAGCCAGCATCAAAGTTTTCACAACCCGGATTGATACTGTTTACGGTGTGTCTTTTCTGGTACTGGCACCGGAGCACGAACTGGTAGAGCAGATCACTACCGATGCTCAGCGTTCTGAAGTTGAAAATTATGTATCTGTCGCCAAGAACCGGTCTGAGCGTGAGCGTATGGCTGACGTGAAAACCGTAACAGGGGCCTTTACTGGAGCCTATGCTATTAATCCGTTTAACGGCGAGAAAGTACCAGTTTATATAGCCGACTATGTGCTGGCTGGTTATGGCACAGGTGCGGTGATGGCTGTGCCATCCGGAGACCAGCGTGACTGGAATTTTGCAAAGCATTTTAATCTGCCGATTATCCAGATACTGGATGCCCAGAAAGAACTGGAAACACAGGCAGATGCCACCAAAGAAGGCCGCTACATCAACTCAGGTTTAGTAAACGGGCTGACTTACCAGGAAGCCTTACCGGTTCTGATAAATTTTCTGGAAGATAAGAAAGTTGGTAAAGGCAAAGTGAATTTCAGGATTCGTGATGCGGTGTTCAGCCGCCAGCGCTATTGGGGAGAACCTGTGCCGGTATTCTTTAAAGATGGCATCCCACACTTGCTGGAAGAAAGCGAGTTACCGCTGGAGCTTCCGAAAATCGATGCATATTTGCCTACTGAAACCGGTGAACCACCACTTGGCAGGGCTCAGGATTGGAAATACAAAGGAGAACATCAGTATGAACTGAGCACAATGCCAGGTTGGGCAGGCTCCAGCTGGTACTGGTACCGCTACATGGATGCCCGGAATGATGCAGCATTTGCATCTGATGCAGCAGTGAACTACTGGCGAAACGTGGATCTCTATATTGGCGGTTCAGAGCATGCCACAGGTCACCTCCTCTACTCCCGCTTCTGGAATAAGTTTATGTACGACATGGGCTATGTACCGGAGCAGGAACCGTTCAAGAAGCTGATCAACCAGGGGATGATACAGGGAAGGTCAAATTTTGTGTACCGCGTGAAAGACAGCAATACCTATGTTTCTTTCAACCTAAAAGACCAGTACGAGGCAACAGCGCTGCATGTAGATGTCAATATTGTTGAGAATGATGTGATGGATCTGGAGGCTTTCAAAAATTGGAGACCTGAAAATGCAAATGCGGAGTTTATCCTGGAAGACGGCAAGTATATCTGCGGGGTTGAAATCGAGAAGATGTCGAAGTCGAAGTATAATGTGGTAAACCCGGATGATATTGTGGAGCGCTTAGGTGCCGATACGCTGCGTATGTACGAGATGTTCCTGGGTCCGCTGGAGCAGTTTAAGCCTTGGAATACCAATGGTATGGATGGTGTGCATAAATTCCTGAAGCGTTTCTGGAAGCTTTTCCACGACAACCAGGGTAATTTTGCTGTTTCTGATGCAGAGCCAACAGCTGATGAATTGAAGTCGCTACACAAGGCGATTAAAAAAGTAGAAGAAGACATCGAGCGTTTCTCTTTCAATACTTCTGTGAGTACCTTCATGATTTGTGTAAACGAGTTAACAGCTCTGAAGACAAACAAGCGTGCTATACTGGAACCGCTTACCATTATACTGGCACCTTATGCACCGCATATTGCCGAAGAGCTGTGGGAAAAGCTGGGGCATCAGGAGAGTATTACCTATGCTACCTTTCCTTCCTGGAATGAAGCTCACCTAGCTGTAAACTCCTTTGAATATCCGGTTTCTATTAATGGTAAGATGCGTGCCAAACTCAGCTTTGCCACTGATACTCCAAAAGAGGAAATGGAGCAAGCCGTTCTGCAATCTGAAACCGTTCAGAAATTTTTAGAAGGAAAAGCACCAAAGAAGATTATTATAGTACCAAACAAAATTATTAACGTGGTAGTATAA
- a CDS encoding NAD(P)-dependent alcohol dehydrogenase: MIATKAYAAFDEETPLAPFNLDRREVGEHDVQIEINYCGVCHSDLHQVKNEWGGTMYPIVPGHEIVGKVTKVGSKVTKFKEGDLAGVGCFVDSCRTCPSCQEGLEQYCEVHNVGTYNSYELDKKTITYGGYSSQIVVDENYTLKVPANLDLARTAPLLCAGITTYSPIMQWKIGEGHRVGIVGLGGLGHMAVKIAAAKGANVTVLSTSPGKEQDAKELGAHNFAVTRDPEQLKSLRNSFDFIIDTVSAPHDYNLYLSMLKCDGTMILLGAPSEPSPMAGFSLIPKRRRIAGSMIGGIQETQEMLDFCAEHNIMSDIELISIKEINTAYDRMLQSDVKYRFVIDMATLND, encoded by the coding sequence ATGATTGCAACAAAAGCATATGCGGCCTTTGATGAGGAGACTCCGTTGGCACCTTTTAATTTAGACCGGCGGGAAGTGGGTGAGCACGATGTGCAAATCGAAATCAACTATTGTGGTGTTTGCCATTCTGATTTACACCAGGTAAAAAACGAATGGGGCGGAACCATGTACCCGATTGTACCCGGCCATGAAATTGTAGGTAAGGTAACAAAAGTAGGCAGTAAGGTTACAAAATTTAAAGAAGGTGATTTAGCGGGCGTTGGCTGCTTTGTAGACTCCTGCCGTACCTGCCCAAGTTGCCAGGAGGGCCTGGAGCAGTATTGCGAAGTACACAATGTGGGCACCTATAACAGCTATGAGCTTGATAAGAAAACCATTACTTACGGCGGTTATTCCTCTCAAATTGTGGTTGACGAGAACTATACCCTGAAAGTACCCGCAAACCTGGACCTGGCCAGAACAGCGCCTTTACTTTGTGCCGGTATCACAACTTATTCACCCATCATGCAATGGAAAATAGGCGAGGGGCACCGGGTAGGAATTGTAGGTTTAGGCGGTCTTGGCCACATGGCTGTTAAAATTGCTGCTGCCAAAGGAGCCAATGTTACGGTACTGAGCACTTCACCGGGAAAAGAGCAGGATGCCAAGGAGCTGGGGGCGCACAATTTTGCCGTAACAAGAGATCCGGAGCAGCTGAAATCGCTGCGAAATTCTTTTGACTTTATCATTGATACCGTTTCAGCTCCGCATGACTATAACCTGTACCTATCTATGTTAAAGTGCGACGGGACTATGATCTTATTAGGAGCTCCATCAGAGCCTTCGCCAATGGCAGGCTTTAGCCTGATACCGAAACGCCGGCGCATTGCTGGTTCTATGATAGGTGGTATACAGGAAACACAGGAAATGCTGGATTTCTGTGCCGAACATAATATCATGTCTGACATTGAGCTTATCTCCATTAAAGAGATCAACACAGCTTATGACCGTATGTTACAGAGCGATGTAAAGTACAGGTTTGTGATAGATATGGCTACACTGAATGATTAA
- a CDS encoding ACP phosphodiesterase: MNFLAHIFLSGDDEELLLGNFIADSVKGKQMHLYQPGIAKGIRLHRLIDTYTDMHPVVMQTKRRLRPHYGKFSPVIADIFYDHFLAKQFGKFSAEPLSAYAARIYSLIQQHHHILPARVQYMLPYMVEQNWLLSYAALPGIKQVLTGMSRRTTFYSGMETASEELEKQYSAYQADFEAFFPDLQAYVQVVKKDLE; encoded by the coding sequence GTGAATTTTTTAGCACATATTTTTCTCTCCGGCGATGATGAAGAATTGCTTTTGGGCAACTTTATAGCAGATAGCGTAAAGGGGAAACAGATGCATTTATACCAGCCGGGAATAGCTAAAGGCATTCGCCTGCACCGCCTCATCGATACCTATACGGATATGCATCCGGTAGTAATGCAGACCAAGCGCAGGCTCAGGCCGCACTATGGAAAGTTCTCTCCGGTTATTGCCGATATTTTTTATGATCATTTCCTGGCAAAACAGTTCGGAAAGTTTTCTGCAGAACCTCTGTCTGCCTATGCAGCACGAATTTATAGTTTAATACAGCAGCACCACCATATACTGCCGGCCAGAGTGCAGTACATGTTACCGTACATGGTGGAGCAGAACTGGTTGCTAAGCTATGCTGCTTTGCCTGGTATCAAACAGGTTTTAACCGGCATGAGTCGGCGTACCACGTTTTATTCCGGCATGGAGACAGCCAGTGAAGAGCTGGAAAAGCAATATAGCGCTTACCAGGCTGATTTTGAGGCTTTTTTTCCTGACCTACAAGCGTATGTGCAGGTTGTTAAAAAGGACTTGGAGTAG
- a CDS encoding DUF6728 family protein codes for MKKGLFNFSEVFTYFFRKKDPNRKTNFNLRTMHTINKISMLMFLAGVLYFIIKHI; via the coding sequence ATGAAAAAAGGATTATTTAATTTTTCAGAGGTGTTCACTTATTTCTTTCGAAAGAAAGACCCCAACAGGAAAACCAATTTTAATCTGCGCACCATGCACACCATTAATAAGATTTCAATGCTGATGTTTTTGGCTGGTGTACTATATTTTATCATCAAACACATATAG
- a CDS encoding MarR family transcriptional regulator encodes MIENEIGINSFRNEWQKASISILFTHGMLFNSYERFFKSYDLTTQQYNILRILYDQYPDPVSTSFLREKMMDKMSDASRLVNRLASKELVLVSPNTSDKRLVNILISERGINTIKEITGKAFLMDEMLQGLTEEEAMQLTDLLYKSRESIRKVNESRAAAAQDHS; translated from the coding sequence ATGATTGAAAACGAAATTGGGATTAATTCCTTCCGAAATGAGTGGCAAAAGGCAAGTATAAGCATTTTGTTTACGCATGGCATGCTGTTTAACAGCTATGAGCGATTTTTTAAATCGTATGATCTGACAACACAGCAGTATAATATCTTAAGAATTCTGTATGATCAGTATCCGGACCCGGTCTCTACTTCTTTTTTACGTGAAAAGATGATGGATAAAATGTCTGATGCTTCGAGATTGGTGAATCGTTTAGCAAGCAAAGAACTGGTTTTAGTTTCACCTAATACCTCCGACAAACGTCTGGTAAACATTCTTATATCGGAGAGGGGTATCAACACCATAAAAGAAATAACGGGCAAAGCCTTTCTAATGGATGAAATGCTGCAAGGTTTAACCGAAGAGGAGGCAATGCAGTTAACGGATCTACTTTATAAATCAAGGGAATCAATCCGAAAAGTAAACGAAAGTCGTGCAGCGGCAGCCCAGGATCACAGTTAG
- a CDS encoding MmcQ/YjbR family DNA-binding protein, producing the protein MHIEDFRDYCMAKKGVTEELPFDEDTLVFKVCGKMFALCSLSEYSNGISLKCVPETALQLRETYTQVKPGYHMNKAHWNTILPEAGLPDALLKEWIDLSYLLVVQKLTKVQRLTLL; encoded by the coding sequence GTGCATATCGAGGATTTCAGAGACTATTGTATGGCCAAAAAGGGAGTGACGGAAGAACTTCCTTTTGATGAGGATACGTTGGTCTTTAAAGTTTGTGGTAAAATGTTTGCCCTGTGCAGCTTGTCGGAATACAGCAATGGCATATCTTTAAAATGCGTACCGGAGACAGCTTTGCAACTTCGGGAAACATATACCCAGGTGAAGCCAGGTTACCACATGAACAAAGCTCACTGGAATACAATTTTACCAGAGGCAGGTCTACCAGATGCGTTACTCAAAGAATGGATTGATCTTTCTTATCTGCTGGTAGTGCAGAAACTGACCAAAGTCCAGCGGCTGACACTTCTGTGA
- a CDS encoding spheroidene monooxygenase has protein sequence MAAPIPGEARLTTLTLFGIKPGHVRWGLAQMGTSVPHLQKVPGLLFFKLLGSGQGKGFSIKPNFYRYGLLCTWESEEAAKAFLHHSCLLEEYKKHTFESWTLYLEPLQSHGLWDKQSPFEPFSHRKAAEGPIAVLTRASINWRALPGFWKFVPKTSKALENAQGLICSIGLGELPFVRQATFSVWESAAAMKQYAYHNPLHQEVMKRTRAENWYSEELFARFIPIASEGTWNGVDPVTLSSLSNVSE, from the coding sequence TTGGCTGCACCTATACCTGGCGAAGCCCGCCTCACCACCCTCACCCTTTTTGGCATAAAGCCAGGCCATGTGCGCTGGGGACTGGCACAAATGGGTACCTCTGTTCCGCACCTGCAAAAGGTGCCCGGGCTCCTCTTTTTCAAACTGCTTGGCAGCGGCCAGGGCAAGGGGTTCAGCATTAAGCCCAACTTTTACCGTTATGGCCTGCTTTGTACCTGGGAAAGTGAAGAAGCAGCCAAAGCATTCCTGCATCATTCGTGCCTGCTGGAGGAGTATAAAAAGCATACATTTGAAAGCTGGACCTTATACCTTGAACCGCTTCAATCGCATGGCTTATGGGATAAGCAAAGTCCTTTTGAACCCTTTAGTCATCGAAAAGCTGCTGAAGGTCCTATTGCCGTTTTAACGCGTGCCAGCATTAACTGGCGTGCCTTGCCGGGTTTCTGGAAATTTGTTCCTAAAACTAGTAAAGCGCTAGAAAATGCCCAGGGTCTGATCTGTTCTATCGGATTAGGTGAGCTGCCTTTTGTGCGCCAGGCAACCTTTAGTGTCTGGGAATCGGCTGCAGCCATGAAACAGTATGCTTACCATAACCCCTTGCACCAGGAAGTAATGAAACGCACTCGCGCTGAGAACTGGTACAGTGAAGAACTCTTCGCACGTTTTATACCGATTGCCAGCGAAGGCACCTGGAACGGCGTTGATCCGGTTACACTATCAAGCCTGAGTAATGTATCAGAATAA
- a CDS encoding pyridoxamine 5'-phosphate oxidase family protein, with amino-acid sequence MNIDQNTKENLQKLVDKINDIDTCMMTTQDSDGSLRSRPMRNMEVKEEGVLWFFTGYESAKSDEILKNDAHVNLSYAKPSDNLYVSVSGRAMVTKDRSKIEELWNPAMKSWFPEGKDDPNIGLIKVTIDKAEYWDAPNSVMVHLYGMAKAAITGEQPHPGENKKINL; translated from the coding sequence ATGAACATTGATCAAAATACGAAAGAAAACCTGCAAAAGCTGGTAGATAAAATAAATGATATTGACACCTGTATGATGACCACCCAAGACAGCGACGGCAGCCTGAGAAGCCGACCGATGCGGAATATGGAAGTGAAGGAAGAAGGAGTTCTGTGGTTCTTTACCGGGTATGAGTCAGCCAAGTCAGACGAAATCTTGAAAAATGATGCGCATGTAAACCTGAGTTATGCGAAGCCCTCAGACAACCTGTATGTATCAGTTTCAGGCCGTGCCATGGTTACAAAAGACAGGTCAAAAATAGAAGAGCTCTGGAATCCGGCTATGAAATCGTGGTTTCCGGAAGGTAAAGACGATCCGAATATCGGTTTGATTAAAGTAACGATTGACAAAGCTGAATACTGGGATGCTCCTAACAGTGTGATGGTGCATTTATATGGCATGGCCAAGGCTGCTATTACAGGCGAACAGCCGCATCCGGGCGAAAATAAAAAAATCAATCTGTAG
- a CDS encoding sugar phosphate isomerase/epimerase, which yields MTTRRSFLQQAGMLSAGVFLAPSLFGCKTGNTTTDKEVGIQLYTLREQISKDVNGVIGKVAEAGYKNVETYGYSTESKFWGLDPKAFKQLMDSNGLKSASGHYDFNGYFRDGNDDVIKSYIEAGSAIGQTYITAPYIIEPLRPDADAYKGIAEKLNRAAELCKSANMQLAYHNHDFEFQSHGGTTGYEILLSETDADLVKMELDLYWVVRAGLKPQDLFQQNPGRYVMWHVKDMDKASPNLNTEVGAGSINYKEIFEHAKQSGVQYYFVEQENFAMDPYASIQQSINYVKSDLMK from the coding sequence ATGACAACAAGACGATCGTTTTTGCAACAGGCTGGCATGCTATCAGCTGGCGTATTTCTGGCTCCTTCGCTGTTTGGCTGTAAAACAGGCAATACTACAACCGATAAAGAAGTAGGTATACAGCTGTACACGCTCAGAGAACAAATCTCCAAAGATGTAAACGGTGTTATTGGTAAAGTTGCTGAGGCAGGTTATAAGAACGTGGAAACCTATGGTTACTCCACCGAAAGCAAATTCTGGGGGCTGGATCCTAAAGCTTTCAAGCAGCTGATGGATAGCAATGGCCTTAAATCAGCCAGCGGCCACTACGATTTCAACGGCTATTTCCGCGACGGAAACGATGATGTAATTAAGTCGTATATCGAGGCGGGTTCTGCGATAGGCCAGACATATATAACGGCTCCTTATATTATTGAACCTCTTCGTCCTGACGCAGATGCTTATAAAGGGATAGCTGAAAAGCTTAACCGGGCTGCAGAACTTTGCAAGAGTGCCAATATGCAGCTGGCTTACCATAACCACGATTTCGAATTCCAATCCCACGGTGGTACTACAGGGTACGAAATTCTGCTAAGCGAAACAGATGCAGACCTGGTAAAGATGGAACTTGACCTGTATTGGGTGGTTCGTGCCGGTTTAAAACCCCAGGACCTGTTCCAGCAAAACCCTGGCCGCTATGTTATGTGGCACGTGAAGGACATGGATAAGGCAAGTCCGAACCTGAATACAGAAGTAGGTGCAGGCTCTATCAACTACAAAGAAATTTTTGAGCATGCAAAACAGTCTGGTGTGCAGTACTATTTTGTTGAGCAGGAAAACTTCGCCATGGATCCGTATGCCAGCATACAGCAGAGCATCAACTATGTGAAAAGTGACCTGATGAAGTAG
- a CDS encoding DsbA family protein has translation MNELQQKPHLIYVMDPMCSWCYGFAPIINQVKQEQEKQLGFKLVMGGLRPGTNSTLEEASKASMKQHWLDVAQVTAQPFDYNFFERSDFVYDTEPASRAVVTMRYMKPEAEFAFAKAIQHAFYAQNQDITKTEVLLEIATRFGVDQTVFIASFASEEAKEKTAQDFLIARQLQANAFPSLYLLSTAKVFLINRGYSLYEAVSSRLTEALQKLF, from the coding sequence ATGAATGAACTGCAGCAGAAACCGCACCTGATTTATGTAATGGATCCGATGTGCTCCTGGTGCTATGGTTTTGCGCCTATCATAAACCAGGTAAAGCAGGAACAGGAAAAGCAGCTGGGATTTAAATTAGTGATGGGCGGCTTACGGCCAGGCACAAACTCCACCCTGGAAGAAGCTTCCAAAGCAAGTATGAAACAACACTGGCTGGATGTGGCGCAGGTTACAGCACAACCGTTCGACTATAATTTCTTTGAACGATCTGATTTTGTATATGATACTGAACCTGCGAGCCGGGCTGTAGTTACCATGCGTTACATGAAACCAGAAGCAGAGTTTGCTTTTGCAAAAGCCATTCAACACGCGTTTTATGCGCAGAATCAAGATATAACCAAAACAGAGGTTCTCCTGGAAATTGCCACCCGATTTGGAGTAGATCAGACTGTTTTTATAGCCAGCTTTGCCTCCGAAGAAGCGAAAGAGAAAACAGCACAGGATTTTTTAATAGCCAGGCAGCTTCAGGCAAACGCTTTCCCGAGTCTTTACCTGCTAAGCACTGCGAAAGTGTTTCTGATTAACCGTGGTTACAGCTTGTATGAGGCTGTCAGCAGCAGATTAACAGAGGCTTTGCAGAAATTATTCTGA
- a CDS encoding sugar MFS transporter: MQTIQRSKLFWASCFALLVTSLSFGIRAGILNQLGIDFQLSASELSTITATAFWGFPLAIVVGGFIVDAIGMKRLLVAAFVFHLAGILLTVFAQGYWTLFLSTLLIGIANGTVEAACNPLVATLYPENKTTRLNYFHLWFPGGIVIGTLLVLLLSNFGIGWQVQVAFMIIPTLIYGYLFFKLDFPVTERVASGYSTADMYKAVASPLFIFMFVCMFGTAITELFTGQWIDVLLRNVTDNALLILTLTTGVMVIGRAFAKPVVGKLSTSGVLFFSAILAAAGIYLLSTLTGNAIFFAALVFGIGVCYFWPTMIGFVAENIPRSGALGLNLMGGAGMFAVSVYTVFMGSFYDNIVLNHLPGGANLEDYVKATEGSVMAEALNNARNLAGPEVLQATLMIPIFLTFAFGGLFLYMRSRKNKVMNKTNYATA, encoded by the coding sequence ATGCAGACCATTCAACGTTCAAAACTCTTCTGGGCAAGCTGTTTTGCCTTGTTAGTTACTTCGCTATCTTTTGGTATACGGGCAGGTATCTTAAACCAATTAGGAATAGATTTTCAGTTGAGTGCTTCTGAGCTCAGCACCATCACGGCTACCGCCTTCTGGGGCTTCCCGCTGGCCATCGTAGTCGGGGGATTTATTGTGGATGCTATCGGCATGAAGCGCCTTCTGGTTGCCGCCTTCGTTTTCCATTTAGCCGGTATTTTGCTTACGGTGTTTGCACAAGGCTACTGGACTCTATTTCTTTCAACCTTGCTGATCGGTATCGCAAATGGTACCGTAGAAGCTGCCTGCAACCCGCTGGTTGCTACTTTATACCCTGAAAACAAAACAACAAGATTAAATTATTTCCACCTGTGGTTCCCTGGCGGCATCGTAATTGGTACCTTACTGGTGCTATTGCTGTCTAACTTCGGGATCGGATGGCAGGTTCAGGTGGCCTTTATGATCATCCCAACCCTGATCTATGGCTATCTGTTCTTTAAACTTGATTTCCCGGTAACAGAGCGTGTGGCCTCTGGTTACTCAACAGCTGATATGTACAAAGCTGTTGCATCACCATTGTTTATCTTCATGTTTGTATGCATGTTCGGTACAGCTATTACAGAACTGTTTACCGGCCAGTGGATTGATGTTTTACTTCGTAATGTAACTGATAACGCCCTTCTTATCCTTACCTTAACAACAGGTGTGATGGTGATAGGCCGTGCATTTGCCAAACCGGTTGTCGGGAAGCTAAGCACTTCCGGAGTGCTGTTCTTTTCGGCTATTCTGGCTGCGGCAGGCATTTACCTGCTCAGCACACTTACCGGCAATGCCATCTTCTTTGCAGCACTGGTATTCGGTATTGGAGTTTGCTACTTCTGGCCTACAATGATCGGCTTTGTAGCAGAAAACATCCCTCGATCAGGCGCACTAGGCCTGAACCTGATGGGCGGGGCAGGTATGTTTGCCGTGTCTGTTTACACGGTATTTATGGGTTCTTTTTATGATAATATTGTTTTAAACCATTTACCTGGGGGTGCAAACCTGGAGGATTATGTTAAAGCCACGGAAGGTTCCGTTATGGCAGAAGCCTTGAACAATGCGAGAAATCTTGCTGGTCCGGAAGTGCTACAGGCCACCCTGATGATACCGATTTTCCTGACTTTCGCTTTCGGAGGACTGTTCCTTTACATGAGGTCCAGGAAAAACAAGGTTATGAACAAGACCAATTACGCAACCGCATAA